In the Caenorhabditis elegans chromosome X genome, one interval contains:
- the attf-5 gene encoding AT hook Transcription Factor family (Product from WormBase gene class attf;~Confirmed by transcript evidence), with the protein MNADDEILRREFGQPGRSMASVFPYGGQPVHGVSLAHHFTSRILEPPVPLNGCIRATPILNQRFGPHYNRRFTQPNGAPYPLRPHSDTRNAHRVYPIPVEPPQRVHSIPPVYHRQKRSYASSVQQQKPPPVPIKQQVPVPSVPVIESIEQIPLPRPQREPLIPESNPAAWQDVHSKREEKITNQLMAKSMELDEFKKKFPDGTSIKEILTSGWYKDKLTGRLIQGKDPNMNETPSEQPSDKQVTETDLDRAMRLVNCRSHWKNSRGHQPIRPAQPNIHPMSQNYSGPRNAHQHNLLPVKIQQIQSHFVQNNLPSPARGAQVSNALPSTSSSESSKLTDDIKQEQAMISKSSLEHPRQQSTREFLMQNQMGQKARSLWNQKTSGHFSEEPTPRHPVTRVSKYAMAEFTRHTPTGTRSATPNILRKNRNTDGCPSPMGLIDHALFGSSMPPTVQSLNKLTGARSTPDTPKQLKPEEPASETPRKRQRKQILVSDHHYQSSHLYSLLQDDPVKHEPPSEKEEEQSRSSSNIVHSASQENTKFDEDIVKVEAPEHNHTPPPVKKTRGRPRKDRSQEPTAVPKHMQRMRKPKKTKLNPENDEKAEEERKALLQALPTNLLNAIQAQKAMDREQDKQPRKYTRRTRTPKKLATENQPLNAVTASLQFLQSITNIDPNVLFSGLNSEILNDEAVETVGEEKLDESSTLLPTATVVATSGNPLTLDFDNPSKIVVAPIWTDDTGPLMPISMYRTDKKIERKLMLDPVPKPVELMSNGTHPALSISSSSLPNQSPDSISIPTKMFSFVNAEDLLVPSAPCQFETTSIPMIPVHKETKPLETRTCDSIKRVRFSLDCSSKNSISTKERNLLTLKLMRKYQLKFAKFNNVLFGKPKPRQREGSISKTKDMHTIRKINEHFDSLVINCVTAHFDEQPDAITSHQHNSIVTEFPIDWESTDTGCRWFPWHERIVNNCAKDAASDMVDSKINEINSVIAYVDPMINGVTDLDVKEELSDLAFLIRTMYDNLDSKLQNHVRYGQVSLPKTFELKLKSIEQRLGQWTSVKEKFRSKNVDASISKWKVAMNNYIAATMDREMKKQCLMDSYLKLKKSIQCFDAIVDITMFASRLQVLYYHACRVYRSPLNLLEVQNIMRSVEDTEYLLLLAEVKVKLFEEIDVNPRVREQLRPKIDLIDLYMAADSMNVAKGRLRRLLRLNTDDGSIKACENDLCWKVDKFKDKCKDCDIPEIISLLPSKSWPQVIIEEESARATGEYPERTNLFLETEDFDFDYSLELPVRLFANSTLGGTLSQMCISLPQLTSIVDEKLRERAEKEKEEPKNIIQSVIPLYRQHSKFYEKRCQILIEARKQANMRKAEHSTHFNSNDQKLVNSIQRDVKMYGSVVSGDQLLDYKPGRDDEKQLDVEIQNKIRLFREQKRAEALERDRLTNLNRLGRQTETTEIKRKKAPCEKTESTFENGEIDYDNIHHGIRIIESESEESSDSDSDSDENVEQEIIDGQVISMSQKDCQKLLEQHRIACDRIREPNNFLRDQNIMRNSERIRQSDWEYEYMLDQLEYLENFEDDEIDVEEDKKFKHNVSSVDEEPVEKRRKS; encoded by the exons CTCGTATATTGGAACCTCCAGTACCTTTAAATGGGTGCATAAGAGCCACTCCAATCCTCAACCAACGCTTTGGACCACACTACAACCGAAGATTTACCCAACCAAATGGCGCACCTTATCCACTAAGACCCCATTCTGACACGAGAAACGCCCACCGTGTATATCCAATTCCAGTTGAACCACCCCAGAGAGTTCATTCAATTCCGCCAGTCTATCATCGGCAAAAAAGATCATACGCTAGTAGTGTTCAGCAACAGAAGCCACCACCAGTTCCTATAAAGCAACAAGTACCAGTACCATCAGTCCCTGTAATAGAGTCAATAGAGCAAATCCCTCTTCCACGGCCACAACGAGAACCCTTAATTCCTGAATCAAACCCAGCAGCATGGCAGGATGTGCATTCCAAAAGGGAGGAGAAAATAACAAATCAATTAATGGCGAAATCTATGGAACTCGACGAGTTCAAGAAAAAGTTCCCAGATGGAACGTCTATAAAGGAAATTCTGACTTCTGGATGGTACAAGGACAAGCTGACGGGACGCTTAATACAAGGCAAGGATCCTAATATGAAT GAAACCCCATCGGAGCAGCCATCTGACAAGCAAGTAACTGAGACAGATTTGGACAGGGCCATGCGTCTGGTGAATTGTAGGAGTCATTGGAAG AACAGTCGAGGCCATCAGCCCATCCGACCTGCGCAGCCAAACATTCATCCGATGTCTCAAAACTACTCTGGACCACGAAATGCACATCAGCATAATTTACTGCCTGTTAAA ATTCAACAAATTCAGTCTCActttgttcaaaataatttaccaAGTCCAGCACGAGGGGCTCAGGTCTCCAATGCTTTACCCTCTACATCTTCTTCGGAATCTTCTAAACTTACTGATGATATAAAACAAGAGCAAGCAATGATTTCAAAATCCAGCTTGGAACATCCGCGCCAACAATCGACCAGAGAATTCCTTATGCAAAACCAAATGGGCCAGAAAGCGCGTTCTCTTTGGAATCAAAAAACTTCCggtcatttttctgaagaacCAACACCGCGACATCCTGTGACCCGTGTGAGCAAGTATGCCATGGCAGAATTTACAAGACATACACCAACAG GAACTCGCTCAGCCACCCCAAACATTTTACGCAAAAACCGAAACACAGATGGCTGCCCTTCTCCTATGGGACTTATAGATCACGCATTATTTGGATCATCAATGCCACCGACAGTTCAGTCACTGAATAAACTGACTGGAGCAAGAAGTACACCCGATACGCCGAAGCAATTGAAACCAGAAGAGCCA gCTTCGGAAACTCCACGAAAACGACAacgaaaacaaattttggtttcTGATCACCATTATCAATCATCACATCTTTACTCACTTCTACAAGACGACCCCGTTAAGCATGAACCGCCTtcagagaaagaagaagaacaatCAAGAAGTAGTTCAAACATTGTGCATTCAGCAAGCCaggaaaatacaaaatttgatgagGATATTGTGAAAGTAGAAGCTCCAGAACATAATCA CACACCACCACCAGTCAAAAAAACTCGAGGACGGCCTCGCAAAGATCGATCACAAGAGCCAACGGCAGTACCTAAGCATATGCAGAGAATGCGGAAACCGAAAA AAACTAAACTGAACCCGGAAAATGACGAGAAAGCAGAGGAAGAGAGAAAAGCATTACTGCAAGCGCTGCCAACAAATCTGCTAAATGCAATCCAAGCGCAAAAAGCTATGGATAGGGAACAAGATAAG CAACCAAGAAAATACACAAGACGAACACGTACGCCAAAGAAGTTGGCTACTGAAAATCAGCCATTGAACGCAGTCACCGCATCTCTTCAGTTCCTGCAATCAATTACAAATATCGAcccaaatgttttattttccgGATTGAACTCGGAAATATTAAACGATGAAGCTGTGGAAACTGTTGGAGAAGAGAAGCTTGACGAATCCTCAACCCTATTACCTACAGCAACAGTGGTTGCAACTTCTGGAAACCCGCTTACGTTAGACTTTGATAACCCGTCCAAAATTGTTGTTGCTCCAATTTGGACGGACGACACTGGTCCGTTGATGCCTATTTCAATGTATCGGACggataaaaaaattgagagaaagtTGATGCTTGATCCCGTGCCGAAGCCCGTAGAATTGATGTCTAATGGAACG CACCCAGCTTTATCAATCTCTTCCTCATCTTTACCAAATCAATCACCAGATTCAATTTCCattccaacaaaaatgtttagttttgTAAATGCAGAAGATCTATTAGTACCTTCTGCTCCATGTCAATTTGAAACTACATCAATACCGATGATACCAGTTCACAAAGAAACTAAACCACTGGAAACAAGAACCTGTGATTCAATAAAACGGGTTCGCTTTTCGCTCGATtgtagttcaaaaaattcgatatcaACGAAAGAAAGAAATCTTCTAACGCTGAAGCTCATGAGAAAGTATCAACTTAAGTTTGCCAAGTTCAATAATGTTCTGTTCGGCAAGCCAAAGCCACGACAACGGGAAGGTTCAATTTCCAAGACAAAGGACATGCATacaatcagaaaaatcaatgaacaCTTCGACAGCCTAGTGATAAACTGTGTCACTGCCCACTTCGATGAACAACCCGACGCCATAACTTCTCACCAACACAATTCAATAGTGACCGAGTTTCCAATTGACTGGGAGAGCACTGACACCGGATGCAGATGGTTTCCATGGCACGAACGGATTGTTAACAATTGTGCGAAGGATGCTGCTTCTGATATGGTTGACTctaaaatcaatgaaatcaaTAGCGTAATCGCATATGTGGACCCGATGATTAATGGCGTGACTGATCTGGATGTGAAGGAAGAGCTGTCCGATTTGGCGTTTTTGATCAGAACAATGTATGACAACTTGGATTCTAAACTACAAAATCATGTGCGGTATGGCCAAGTTTCTCTGCCAAAAACGTTTGAGCTCAAACTGAAGAGCATTGAGCAGAGGCTTGGACAATGGACGAGTGTTAAGGAAAAATTTCGATCGAAAAATGTGGATGCGAGCATTTCCAAATGGAAAGTTGCAATGAACAATTACATTGCTGCCACAATGGATCGGGAGATGAAAAAGCAATGTTTAATGGACAGCTATTTAAAACTCAAGAAATCCATACAATGTTTTGACGCAATTGTAGATATAACAATGTTCGCGTCTCGGCTTCAAGTCCTATATTACCACGCCTGTCGGGTTTACAGAAGTCCATTGAACTTGCTGGAAGTTCAAAACATTATGAGATCAGTGGAGGATACTGAGTACTTGTTGCTCCTCGCAGAGGTGAAGGTGAAGCTTTTTGAGGAGATTGACGTAAATCCTCGAGTTCGAGAACAGTTAcgaccaaaaattgatttaattgATTTATATATGGCGGCGGATTCCATGAATGTTGCTAAAGGAAGACTTAGAAGGCTTCTGCGTTTGAATACTGACGATGGCTCAATCAAAGCATGCGAGAATGATCTATGTTGGAAAGTTGACAAATTTAAGGACAAGTGCAAGGATTGTGATATTCCAGAAATAATTTCTCTGCTGCCTTCAAAAAGTTGGCCCCAGGTGATCATAGAAGAAGAATCTGCAAGAGCGACAGGGGAATACCCGGAACGAACAAACTTGTTTTTAGAAACTGAAGATTTTGACTTTGACTATTCACTTGAACTTCCAGTAAGACTGTTTGCAAACAGCACACTTGGAGGAACATTATCTCAAATGTGTATCAGTCTACCGCAGCTCACAAGTATTGTGGATGAAAAGTTGAGAGAGCGAgcggaaaaagaaaaggaagagCCCAAAAATATCATTCAATCTGTAATTCCATTATACCGACAACACTCAAAGTTTTATGAGAAGAGATgccaaattttgattgaagCCAGAAAACAAGCCAATATGCGAAAAGCTGAGCATTCTACTCATTTTAACTCCAATGATCAGAAGCTGGTGAATTCCATTCAGCGGGATGTTAAAATGTACGGGAGCGTAGTTTCTGGAGACCAGCTCTTAGATTATAAACCTGGAAGAGATGACGAAAAACAACTAGATGTGGAGATACAAAACAAGATACGACTTTTTCGTGAACAAAAGCGGGCTGAAGCGTTGGAGAGAGATCGACTAACCAATCTGAACCGACTTGGGAGGCAAACTGAAACGACTGaaattaaacgaaaaaaagctCCCTGTGAGAAGACTGAGAGTACCTTTGAAAATGGGGAAATCGATTATGACAATATTCACCATGGTATTAGGATCATCGAAAGTGAAAGTGAAGAATCATCGGATTCCGATTCTGATTCTGATGAAAACGTGGAGCAAGAAATTATAGATGGGCAAGTCATCTCCATGTCACAAAAAGATTGTCAAAAACTACTCGAGCAGCATCGAATTGCCTGTGACAGAATTCGAGAGCCCAATAATTTTCTAAGAGACCAGAATATTATGCGGAACAGTGAGAGGATAAGGCAATCTGATTGGGAGTACGAGTATATGCTAGACCAATTAGAATATCttgagaattttgaagatGATGAAATTGATGTGGAAGAAG ataaaaaattcaagcatAATGTGTCTAGTGTTGATGAAGAACCTGTGGAAAAGCGAAGGAAAAGTTAA
- the attf-5 gene encoding AT hook Transcription Factor family (Product from WormBase gene class attf;~Confirmed by transcript evidence) has protein sequence MNADDEILRREFGQPGRSMASVFPYGGQPVHGVSLAHHFTSRILEPPVPLNGCIRATPILNQRFGPHYNRRFTQPNGAPYPLRPHSDTRNAHRVYPIPVEPPQRVHSIPPVYHRQKRSYASSVQQQKPPPVPIKQQVPVPSVPVIESIEQIPLPRPQREPLIPESNPAAWQDVHSKREEKITNQLMAKSMELDEFKKKFPDGTSIKEILTSGWYKDKLTGRLIQGKDPNMNETPSEQPSDKQVTETDLDRAMRLVNCRSHWKNSRGHQPIRPAQPNIHPMSQNYSGPRNAHQHNLLPVKIQQIQSHFVQNNLPSPARGAQVSNALPSTSSSESSKLTDDIKQEQAMISKSSLEHPRQQSTREFLMQNQMGQKARSLWNQKTSGHFSEEPTPRHPVTRVSKYAMAEFTRHTPTGTRSATPNILRKNRNTDGCPSPMGLIDHALFGSSMPPTVQSLNKLTGARSTPDTPKQLKPEEPASETPRKRQRKQILVSDHHYQSSHLYSLLQDDPVKHEPPSEKEEEQSRSSSNIVHSASQENTKFDEDIVKVEAPEHNHTPPPVKKTRGRPRKDRSQEPTAVPKHMQRMRKPKTLVHDGALIPVAETKLNPENDEKAEEERKALLQALPTNLLNAIQAQKAMDREQDKQPRKYTRRTRTPKKLATENQPLNAVTASLQFLQSITNIDPNVLFSGLNSEILNDEAVETVGEEKLDESSTLLPTATVVATSGNPLTLDFDNPSKIVVAPIWTDDTGPLMPISMYRTDKKIERKLMLDPVPKPVELMSNGTHPALSISSSSLPNQSPDSISIPTKMFSFVNAEDLLVPSAPCQFETTSIPMIPVHKETKPLETRTCDSIKRVRFSLDCSSKNSISTKERNLLTLKLMRKYQLKFAKFNNVLFGKPKPRQREGSISKTKDMHTIRKINEHFDSLVINCVTAHFDEQPDAITSHQHNSIVTEFPIDWESTDTGCRWFPWHERIVNNCAKDAASDMVDSKINEINSVIAYVDPMINGVTDLDVKEELSDLAFLIRTMYDNLDSKLQNHVRYGQVSLPKTFELKLKSIEQRLGQWTSVKEKFRSKNVDASISKWKVAMNNYIAATMDREMKKQCLMDSYLKLKKSIQCFDAIVDITMFASRLQVLYYHACRVYRSPLNLLEVQNIMRSVEDTEYLLLLAEVKVKLFEEIDVNPRVREQLRPKIDLIDLYMAADSMNVAKGRLRRLLRLNTDDGSIKACENDLCWKVDKFKDKCKDCDIPEIISLLPSKSWPQVIIEEESARATGEYPERTNLFLETEDFDFDYSLELPVRLFANSTLGGTLSQMCISLPQLTSIVDEKLRERAEKEKEEPKNIIQSVIPLYRQHSKFYEKRCQILIEARKQANMRKAEHSTHFNSNDQKLVNSIQRDVKMYGSVVSGDQLLDYKPGRDDEKQLDVEIQNKIRLFREQKRAEALERDRLTNLNRLGRQTETTEIKRKKAPCEKTESTFENGEIDYDNIHHGIRIIESESEESSDSDSDSDENVEQEIIDGQVISMSQKDCQKLLEQHRIACDRIREPNNFLRDQNIMRNSERIRQSDWEYEYMLDQLEYLENFEDDEIDVEEDKKFKHNVSSVDEEPVEKRRKS, from the exons CTCGTATATTGGAACCTCCAGTACCTTTAAATGGGTGCATAAGAGCCACTCCAATCCTCAACCAACGCTTTGGACCACACTACAACCGAAGATTTACCCAACCAAATGGCGCACCTTATCCACTAAGACCCCATTCTGACACGAGAAACGCCCACCGTGTATATCCAATTCCAGTTGAACCACCCCAGAGAGTTCATTCAATTCCGCCAGTCTATCATCGGCAAAAAAGATCATACGCTAGTAGTGTTCAGCAACAGAAGCCACCACCAGTTCCTATAAAGCAACAAGTACCAGTACCATCAGTCCCTGTAATAGAGTCAATAGAGCAAATCCCTCTTCCACGGCCACAACGAGAACCCTTAATTCCTGAATCAAACCCAGCAGCATGGCAGGATGTGCATTCCAAAAGGGAGGAGAAAATAACAAATCAATTAATGGCGAAATCTATGGAACTCGACGAGTTCAAGAAAAAGTTCCCAGATGGAACGTCTATAAAGGAAATTCTGACTTCTGGATGGTACAAGGACAAGCTGACGGGACGCTTAATACAAGGCAAGGATCCTAATATGAAT GAAACCCCATCGGAGCAGCCATCTGACAAGCAAGTAACTGAGACAGATTTGGACAGGGCCATGCGTCTGGTGAATTGTAGGAGTCATTGGAAG AACAGTCGAGGCCATCAGCCCATCCGACCTGCGCAGCCAAACATTCATCCGATGTCTCAAAACTACTCTGGACCACGAAATGCACATCAGCATAATTTACTGCCTGTTAAA ATTCAACAAATTCAGTCTCActttgttcaaaataatttaccaAGTCCAGCACGAGGGGCTCAGGTCTCCAATGCTTTACCCTCTACATCTTCTTCGGAATCTTCTAAACTTACTGATGATATAAAACAAGAGCAAGCAATGATTTCAAAATCCAGCTTGGAACATCCGCGCCAACAATCGACCAGAGAATTCCTTATGCAAAACCAAATGGGCCAGAAAGCGCGTTCTCTTTGGAATCAAAAAACTTCCggtcatttttctgaagaacCAACACCGCGACATCCTGTGACCCGTGTGAGCAAGTATGCCATGGCAGAATTTACAAGACATACACCAACAG GAACTCGCTCAGCCACCCCAAACATTTTACGCAAAAACCGAAACACAGATGGCTGCCCTTCTCCTATGGGACTTATAGATCACGCATTATTTGGATCATCAATGCCACCGACAGTTCAGTCACTGAATAAACTGACTGGAGCAAGAAGTACACCCGATACGCCGAAGCAATTGAAACCAGAAGAGCCA gCTTCGGAAACTCCACGAAAACGACAacgaaaacaaattttggtttcTGATCACCATTATCAATCATCACATCTTTACTCACTTCTACAAGACGACCCCGTTAAGCATGAACCGCCTtcagagaaagaagaagaacaatCAAGAAGTAGTTCAAACATTGTGCATTCAGCAAGCCaggaaaatacaaaatttgatgagGATATTGTGAAAGTAGAAGCTCCAGAACATAATCA CACACCACCACCAGTCAAAAAAACTCGAGGACGGCCTCGCAAAGATCGATCACAAGAGCCAACGGCAGTACCTAAGCATATGCAGAGAATGCGGAAACCGAAAA CTCTTGTACACGACGGTGCACTGATTCCCGTTGCAGAAACTAAACTGAACCCGGAAAATGACGAGAAAGCAGAGGAAGAGAGAAAAGCATTACTGCAAGCGCTGCCAACAAATCTGCTAAATGCAATCCAAGCGCAAAAAGCTATGGATAGGGAACAAGATAAG CAACCAAGAAAATACACAAGACGAACACGTACGCCAAAGAAGTTGGCTACTGAAAATCAGCCATTGAACGCAGTCACCGCATCTCTTCAGTTCCTGCAATCAATTACAAATATCGAcccaaatgttttattttccgGATTGAACTCGGAAATATTAAACGATGAAGCTGTGGAAACTGTTGGAGAAGAGAAGCTTGACGAATCCTCAACCCTATTACCTACAGCAACAGTGGTTGCAACTTCTGGAAACCCGCTTACGTTAGACTTTGATAACCCGTCCAAAATTGTTGTTGCTCCAATTTGGACGGACGACACTGGTCCGTTGATGCCTATTTCAATGTATCGGACggataaaaaaattgagagaaagtTGATGCTTGATCCCGTGCCGAAGCCCGTAGAATTGATGTCTAATGGAACG CACCCAGCTTTATCAATCTCTTCCTCATCTTTACCAAATCAATCACCAGATTCAATTTCCattccaacaaaaatgtttagttttgTAAATGCAGAAGATCTATTAGTACCTTCTGCTCCATGTCAATTTGAAACTACATCAATACCGATGATACCAGTTCACAAAGAAACTAAACCACTGGAAACAAGAACCTGTGATTCAATAAAACGGGTTCGCTTTTCGCTCGATtgtagttcaaaaaattcgatatcaACGAAAGAAAGAAATCTTCTAACGCTGAAGCTCATGAGAAAGTATCAACTTAAGTTTGCCAAGTTCAATAATGTTCTGTTCGGCAAGCCAAAGCCACGACAACGGGAAGGTTCAATTTCCAAGACAAAGGACATGCATacaatcagaaaaatcaatgaacaCTTCGACAGCCTAGTGATAAACTGTGTCACTGCCCACTTCGATGAACAACCCGACGCCATAACTTCTCACCAACACAATTCAATAGTGACCGAGTTTCCAATTGACTGGGAGAGCACTGACACCGGATGCAGATGGTTTCCATGGCACGAACGGATTGTTAACAATTGTGCGAAGGATGCTGCTTCTGATATGGTTGACTctaaaatcaatgaaatcaaTAGCGTAATCGCATATGTGGACCCGATGATTAATGGCGTGACTGATCTGGATGTGAAGGAAGAGCTGTCCGATTTGGCGTTTTTGATCAGAACAATGTATGACAACTTGGATTCTAAACTACAAAATCATGTGCGGTATGGCCAAGTTTCTCTGCCAAAAACGTTTGAGCTCAAACTGAAGAGCATTGAGCAGAGGCTTGGACAATGGACGAGTGTTAAGGAAAAATTTCGATCGAAAAATGTGGATGCGAGCATTTCCAAATGGAAAGTTGCAATGAACAATTACATTGCTGCCACAATGGATCGGGAGATGAAAAAGCAATGTTTAATGGACAGCTATTTAAAACTCAAGAAATCCATACAATGTTTTGACGCAATTGTAGATATAACAATGTTCGCGTCTCGGCTTCAAGTCCTATATTACCACGCCTGTCGGGTTTACAGAAGTCCATTGAACTTGCTGGAAGTTCAAAACATTATGAGATCAGTGGAGGATACTGAGTACTTGTTGCTCCTCGCAGAGGTGAAGGTGAAGCTTTTTGAGGAGATTGACGTAAATCCTCGAGTTCGAGAACAGTTAcgaccaaaaattgatttaattgATTTATATATGGCGGCGGATTCCATGAATGTTGCTAAAGGAAGACTTAGAAGGCTTCTGCGTTTGAATACTGACGATGGCTCAATCAAAGCATGCGAGAATGATCTATGTTGGAAAGTTGACAAATTTAAGGACAAGTGCAAGGATTGTGATATTCCAGAAATAATTTCTCTGCTGCCTTCAAAAAGTTGGCCCCAGGTGATCATAGAAGAAGAATCTGCAAGAGCGACAGGGGAATACCCGGAACGAACAAACTTGTTTTTAGAAACTGAAGATTTTGACTTTGACTATTCACTTGAACTTCCAGTAAGACTGTTTGCAAACAGCACACTTGGAGGAACATTATCTCAAATGTGTATCAGTCTACCGCAGCTCACAAGTATTGTGGATGAAAAGTTGAGAGAGCGAgcggaaaaagaaaaggaagagCCCAAAAATATCATTCAATCTGTAATTCCATTATACCGACAACACTCAAAGTTTTATGAGAAGAGATgccaaattttgattgaagCCAGAAAACAAGCCAATATGCGAAAAGCTGAGCATTCTACTCATTTTAACTCCAATGATCAGAAGCTGGTGAATTCCATTCAGCGGGATGTTAAAATGTACGGGAGCGTAGTTTCTGGAGACCAGCTCTTAGATTATAAACCTGGAAGAGATGACGAAAAACAACTAGATGTGGAGATACAAAACAAGATACGACTTTTTCGTGAACAAAAGCGGGCTGAAGCGTTGGAGAGAGATCGACTAACCAATCTGAACCGACTTGGGAGGCAAACTGAAACGACTGaaattaaacgaaaaaaagctCCCTGTGAGAAGACTGAGAGTACCTTTGAAAATGGGGAAATCGATTATGACAATATTCACCATGGTATTAGGATCATCGAAAGTGAAAGTGAAGAATCATCGGATTCCGATTCTGATTCTGATGAAAACGTGGAGCAAGAAATTATAGATGGGCAAGTCATCTCCATGTCACAAAAAGATTGTCAAAAACTACTCGAGCAGCATCGAATTGCCTGTGACAGAATTCGAGAGCCCAATAATTTTCTAAGAGACCAGAATATTATGCGGAACAGTGAGAGGATAAGGCAATCTGATTGGGAGTACGAGTATATGCTAGACCAATTAGAATATCttgagaattttgaagatGATGAAATTGATGTGGAAGAAG ataaaaaattcaagcatAATGTGTCTAGTGTTGATGAAGAACCTGTGGAAAAGCGAAGGAAAAGTTAA
- the gtr-1 gene encoding G_PROTEIN_RECEP_F1_2 domain-containing protein (Confirmed by transcript evidence), translated as MSVGTNFDWDFPDFPLGNYSSSDFPIEKLRHGDDETNFETIVGIAVVFSAATGIFANFLVILLSFGHVQGDFRFFVANLALVDILCGSVFMFMGYINVNDDHHIPSQFLYYMTLAFYGSFGTMICAIVPISLSRVLALSNASLYSTCFGGRRSLIFCIFLDFLPVCILYLICVVEHDVAKVLFYIFAFITTLAYFVAFTTNYMVFRVVAKHIQVVENLHDQARLLETRQVAIATLAQAIIPLFCQVPAFLTLSSVLLLSEPITNGHVIITTQLWLALSPFLDAVITIIVIKQYRKNCLTCASTMGKRIWKPKNTDALYTEEKEAFETRL; from the exons atgagtgttggaacaaattttgactgggattttcccgattttccgCTGGGTAATTATTCATCTTCAGATTTTCCAATAGAAAAACTAAGACATGGCGATGATGAG ACTAACTTTGAAACTATTGTTGGTATCGCAGTTGTGTTCTCTGCAGCAACtggaatttttgcaaactttttggtGATTCTTCTATCATTCGGTCATGTGCAGGGagattttcggtttttcgtCGCAAACCTCGCTTTAGTGGACATACTTTGTGGTTCTGTATTTATGTTTATGGGATATATTAATGTGAATGATGATCATCATATTCCTAGCCA ATTTCTATACTATATGACATTGGCGTTTTATGGATCATTTGGTACAATGATATGCGCAATTGTGCCGATTTCATTGAGCAGAGTGCTTGCTTTATCCAATGCTTCTCTTTATTCTACA TGTTTCGGTGGTCGCCGTTCATTGATCTTCTGCatatttttggatttcctTCCCGTTTGCATATTATAT CTTATCTGTGTAGTGGAGCATGACGTCGCCAAGGTTCTTTTTTACATCTTTGCATTCATTACCACTTTGGCGTATTTTGTGGCATTTACCACAAATTACATGGTTTTTCGAGTTGTTG caaaacatATACAAGTAGTCGAAAACCTTCATGACCAAGCAAGACTGTTGGAAACAAGGCAGGTTGCAATTGCGACACTGGCTCAAGCTATAATTCCACTTTTTTGCCAG GTTCCCGCTTTTCTGACACTGAGTTCAGTGCTACTACTCTCGGAGCCAATAACCAACGGCCATGTGATTATAACAACACAACTCTGGCTTGCGTTAAGCCCATTTCTAGACGCGGTGATTACAATTATAGTCATTAAGCAATATAG GAAAAACTGTCTCACTTGTGCATCTACCATGGGTAAACGGATTTggaagcctaaaaatacagaTGCTCTATACACAGAGGAAAAAGAAGCTTTCGAAACTAGGCTTTGA